Proteins encoded together in one Arachis hypogaea cultivar Tifrunner unplaced genomic scaffold, arahy.Tifrunner.gnm2.J5K5 arahy.Tifrunner.gnm2.scaffold_50, whole genome shotgun sequence window:
- the LOC114927202 gene encoding F-box protein CPR1-like has protein sequence MNILPVELIHRIFLRVPAKHLAGLRYVSKLWYSLISDPHFAELHFHHSPASTNACFVIEKGTVAYFVDLDALFSDNNDALQVRKVSPRFKMESPPHFEVLGSCRGFVLLHQHESFLVVWNPLTGSSKLISHSHIASRFKHKGWLPWEDHPYGFGYDASQDDYLVVVPWHDKHGQDHFDCFSLRTNSWIDFNAALPKPLGFLHWHSPGLFFNGAIHWVPSILNDYRDAILIFDLKERTFSMISVPEQLETRSWIYSGLALLGGCLALYNRNIGRVKTEIWVMKEYKVHSSWTLYQIPTFDFRPLYLSSAMDLIGKRYTPDKSEFYIYNLREERLQHFKYPSFPGAAFEADAVYTESLLPLPSDIKDKDEEGEKGHQFLHDFFEQLDVAKG, from the exons ATGAACATCCTCCCTGTTGAGTTGATTCACAGAATCTTCCTGAGAGTGCCGGCCAAACATCTCGCTGGCCTCAGGTACGTTTCGAAGCTCTGGTACTCTCTCATCTCCGATCCACACTTTGCTGAATTGCATTTTCACCACTCTCCCGCTTCCACCAACGCATGCTTCGTCATAGAAAAAGGCACCGTGGCTTACTTCGTTGACTTAGACGCACTATTTAGTGACAACAATGATGCATTACAAGTAAGAAAGGTGTCTCCCCGGTTCAAGATGGAATCACCACCTCATTTTGAGGTCCTGGGATCCTGCAGAGGCTTTGTTCTCTTACATCAACACGAAAGTTTTCTTGTGGTATGGAACCCACTGACTGGATCCAGCAAATTGATATCCCACTCTCATATTGCTTCTCGTTTTAAGCACAAGGGCTGGCTTCCCTGGGAGGACCATCCGTATGGATTTGGTTATGATGCTTCACAGGATGACTACTTAGTTGTTGTACCTTGGCACGATAAGCATGGCCAAGATCACTTTGATTGCTTTTCCTTGAGAACCAATTCATGGATTGATTTTAATGCTGCACTCCCCAAACCCTTGGGTTTTCTTCACTGGCATTCTCCTGGGTTGTTCTTTAATGGTGCTATTCATTGGGTGCCTTCCATTCTTAACGATTACAGGGATGCTATTCTTATCTTTGATCTAAAGGAAAGGACTTTCTCAATGATATCTGTCCCAGAGCAACTGGAAACGAGGTCATGGATCTATTCAGGTCTTGCCCTATTAGGAGGCTGCCTAGCCTTGTATAATCGCAATATTGGTAGAGTTAAAACTGAGATATGGGTGATGAAAGAATATAAAGTGCACTCATCTTGGACTCTCTATCAGATTCCTACCTTTGACTTTCGGCCTCTGTACTTATCCAGTGCTATGGATCTTATTGGAAAACGTTATACCCCCGATAAATCGGAGTTCTACATATACAATCTCAGAGAAGAGAGGCTCCAACATTTTAAATATCCAAGTTTTCCGGGTGCCGCCTTTGAAGCAGATGCTGTGTATACAGAGAGTCTCTTGCCGCTCCCTAGTGACATTAAGGATAAAGATGAGGAGGGGGAAAAGG GCCATCAATTTCTCCACGATTTTTTTGAACAACTTGATGTTGCTAAAGGTTAG
- the LOC112798023 gene encoding F-box protein CPR1-like: MAPKHAQSPITFSKQISIFFWNSQSKTDPKKSTTFNPNKKKRLKYTGNKAKGQSIIGEKMKQQQKQKSIHDILPVELIHRILLRVPAKHLAPLRCVWKLWYSLISDPQFAELHFHHSPASSNALIFIPKGSVACFVYLDALFSDDNDASSHVKEVCLPYKTKPPSHFEVLGSCRGFVLLHRYPKVLVVWNPLTGSSRRISYSDIDSRSKYNRIPYNPHLYGFGYDASRDDYLVVVAWRGWKRQDHFDCLSLRTNSWIYLDAALPKPLRVSAHPPCGLFLNGAIHWLVFPVKAYSDAIFIFDMKERAFSTIYAPEQLPFSHPSLALLGGCLALYYPNDVSYNTHIWVMKEYKVHSSWTISDSLPLLSASVLIQ; the protein is encoded by the coding sequence atggcgcccaaacatgcacaaAGTCCGATAACTTTTTCTAAACAAATAAGTATTTTCTTTTGGAATAGCCAATCCAAAACTGACCCTAAGAAAAGCACAACGTTCAATCCAAATAAGAAGAAGAGGCTGAAGTACACAGGGAACAAAGCAAAAGGGCAATCGATTATAGGGGAGAAGATGAAGCAGCAGCAGAAGCAGAAGAGCATTCACGACATCCTCCCTGTTGAGTTGATTCACAGAATCTTACTGAGAGTGCCGGCCAAACATCTCGCTCCCCTCAGGTGCGTTTGGAAGCTCTGGTACTCTCTCATTTCCGATCCACAGTTTGCGGAACTGCATTTTCACCACTCTCCGGCTTCCTCCAACGCACTCATCTTCATACCAAAAGGCAGTGTGGCATGCTTCGTTTACTTAGACGCACTATTTAGTGACGACAATGATGCATCATCACACGTAAAAGAGGTGTGTCTCCCTTACAAGACGAAACCACCTTCTCATTTTGAGGTCCTGGGATCCTGCAGAGGCTTTGTTCTCTTACATCGATACCCTAAAGTTTTAGTGGTATGGAACCCACTGACTGGATCCAGCAGAAGAATATCTTACTCTGATATTGATTCTCGTAGTAAGTACAATAGGATTCCCTACAATCCCCATCTGTATGGATTTGGTTATGATGCATCCCGGGATGATTACTTAGTTGTTGTAGCTTGGAGAGGGTGGAAAAGGCAAGATCACTTCGATTGCTTGTCCTTGAGAACCAATTCCTGGATTTATCTTGATGCTGCACTCCCCAAACCCTTGCGTGTTTCTGCTCACCCGCCTTGTGGGTTGTTCTTGAATGGTGCTATTCATTGGCTGGTTTTCCCTGTTAAAGCTTACAGTGATGCTATCTTTATATTTGATATGAAGGAAAGGGCTTTTTCAACCATATATGCGCCGGAACAACTGCCATTCTCTCATCCAAGTCTCGCCCTACTGGGAGGCTGCCTAGCCTTGTATTATCCCAATGATGTTAGCTATAACACTCACATATGGGTGATGAAAGAATATAAAGTGCACTCATCTTGGACTATATCAGATTCCTTGCCTTTACTTTCGGCCTCTGTGCTTATCCAATAA
- the LOC114927196 gene encoding F-box protein CPR1-like — translation MGYTNNSFLQGIGYDASNDDYLIVIAFKRNQPHCFSLRTNSWTKIDVAPRTPLITQEFKHEGLFFNGAIHWLSYRRNNQDILIFDVTKRRFSKIPLPEQRLRWWSSELVILGGFLALNVFNYGDDKRTQIWVLKEYKVPSSWTLLYEIPHHCVHSLFLSNYSDFIVLDRANNNFAKYNLEGERLQCFKYLDYGFLPLEYTSTVYTPSLATLPSCDKKKRKNGM, via the coding sequence ATGGGTTATACCAATAATTCTTTTCTTCAAGGCATTGGTTATGATGCATCAAATGATGATTACTTAATAGTTATAGCCTTCAAGAGAAACCAGCCTCATTGTTTTTCATTGAGGACTAATTCATGGACCAAGATTGATGTTGCACCCCGCACACCTTTGATAACCCAGGAGTTTAAACATGAGGGGTTGTTCTTTAACGGAGCTATACATTGGTTGTCTTATCGACGTAACAATCAAGATATTCTAATTTTTGATGTGACGAAAAGGAGATTCTCAAAGATACCTTTACCTGAACAAAGACTAAGGTGGTGGTCCTCCGAACTCGTGATATTAGGAGGGTTCTTAGCTTTGAATGTCTTCAACTACGGTGATGATAAAAGAACTCAGATATGGGTGTTGAAGGAATATAAAGTGCCATCATCTTGGACTCTTCTCTACGAGATTCCTCACCACTGCGTTCATTCTTTATTCTTATCTAATTACAGTGATTTTATTGTGTTAGATCGTGCCAATAACAATTTTGCCAAGTATAATCTTGAAGGAGAGAGGCTTCAGTGTTTTAAATACTTGGACTATGGTTTCTTACCTTTAGAGTACACTAGTACTGTGTATACACCGAGTCTCGCCACACTCCCCAGCTGTGACAAGAAGAAACGGAAAAATGGTATGTAA
- the LOC114927198 gene encoding F-box protein CPR1 encodes MDKKEQKEQLSMEEKKNQNDKSKSIHDILPLDLIQRILLRVRVKHLGRLKCVSKLWHSLISDPNFAELHFHHSPVSTNACISIGKLPMAYSVYLDALFSDGNDALQVREVSPPFDMTRSSDVKVIGSCRGFVLFDRHPCLLVVWNPLTGSRKLISYSHILSRCKHKDFSRPSKFHLYGFGYDASQDDYLVVVAWQDMDDHDHFDCFSLRTNSWIDFDAALPNPLFGFDRNSFGLFLNDAIHWVQFSPKVYRDAILIFDMKERTFSRISAPEQLVMFSRGYSGLALLGGCLALYYRDFNSCSTHIWVMKEYKVHSSWTLYQVPCKVFQPLCFSSNGDIIGRDYTKRGGLAFYYHNRDSCNTDLWVMQEYKVHSSWTLYQIPCKVENGDIIGRGYNFLYMYNLREEECFKNHWLSVGLFASDAVYTESLLPLPSDINDKDNNNNKKKKEKVDQVHHECFEQLDVAKG; translated from the exons ATGGATAAGAAGGAGCAGAAAGAGCAATTGAGcatggaggagaagaagaatcagaatGACAAGAGCAAAAGCATTCACGACATCCTCCCTCTTGACCTGATTCAGAGAATCTTACTGAGGGTTCGGGTTAAACATCTCGGTCGCCTCAAGTGCGTTTCGAAGCTTTGGCACTCTCTAATTTCCGATCCTAACTTTGCGGAATTGCATTTTCACCACTCTCCCGTATCAACCAACGCATGCATCTCCATAGGAAAACTTCCGATGGCTTACTCTGTTTACTTAGACGCACTATTTAGTGACGGAAATGATGCATTACAAGTAAGAGAGGTGTCTCCCCCTTTCGACATGACACGATCTTCCGATGTTAAAGTCATTGGATCCTGCAGAGGCTTCGTTCTCTTTGATCGACACCCATGTCTTCTTGTTGTATGGAACCCACTGACTGGATCCAGAAAATTAATATCCTACTCACATATTCTTTCTCGTTGTAAGCACAAGGACTTTAGCCGTCCTTCCAAGTTCCATCTCTATGGATTTGGTTATGATGCATCACAGGATGATTACTTAGTTGTTGTAGCTTGGCAGGATATGGATGACCATGATCACTTTGACTGCTTTTCCTTGAGAACTAATTCATGGATTGATTTTGATGCTGCACTCCCCAATCCCTTGTTTGGTTTTGATCGCAATTCTTTTGGGTTGTTCTTGAATGACGCTATTCATTGGGTGCAATTCTCTCCTAAAGTTTACAGGGATGCTATTCTTATCTTTGATATGAAGGAAAGGACTTTCTCAAGAATATCTGCCCCGGAACAACTGGTAATGTTTTCACGCGGTTATTCAGGTCTGGCCCTACTAGGAGGCTGTCTAGCCTTGTATTATCGCGATTTTAATAGCTGTAGCACTCACATATGGGTGATGAAAGAATATAAAGTGCACTCATCTTGGACTCTCTATCAGGTTCCTTGCAAAGTCTTTCAGCCATTGTGCTTTTCCAGTAATGGTGATATTATTGGAAGAGATTATACTAAAAGAGGGGGCCTAGCCTTTTATTATCACAATCGTGATAGCTGTAACACTGACCTATGGGTGATGCAAGAATATAAAGTGCACTCATCTTGGACTCTCTATCAGATTCCTTGCAAAGTCGAAAATGGGGATATTATTGGAAGAGGTTATAATTTTCTCTACATGTATAATCTCAGAGAAGAGGAATGTTTTAAAAATCATTGGTTATCGGTTGGCCTCTTTGCATCCGATGCTGTGTATACAGAGAGTCTCTTGCCACTCCCTAGTGACATTAACGATAaggataataacaataataagaagaagaaggaaaaag TCGATCAAGTTCACCATGAATGTTTTGAACAACTTGATGTTGCTAAAGGTTAG
- the LOC114927197 gene encoding F-box protein CPR1-like: MDRKQKSINELLSLELLQAILVRVPAKHLLPLRFVSKLWLSLISDPTFVEFHIHHTSAFTAPSYFFTRNDQPVGSIDLHALFHGGATLGTSIEKLSLPFPWKKSTRANLLVLGSCRGFVLLHHCEPYYIILWNPVTQSHKKISYYNAVEKKKYIIQGVGYDASNDDYVIVIAFKKNQPHCFSLRTNSWTKIDVAPRTPLITQEFKHEGLFFNGAIHWLSYRRNNQDILIFDVTKRRFSKIPLPEQRLRWWSSELVILGGCLALNVFNYGDDKRTQIWVLKEYKVPSSWTILYEIPHHCVYSLFLSNYSDFIVLDRANNNFAKYNLEGERLQCFKYLDYGLDYGFLPFEYTSTVYTPSLATLPS; this comes from the coding sequence ATGGATAGAAAACAGAAGAGCATCAACGAGCTTCTCTCTCTGGAGTTGCTCCAAGCAATCTTAGTGAGGGTACCAGCCAAGCATCTCTTGCCTCTCAGGTTCGTTTCTAAGCTATGGCTCTCTCTCATTTCCGATCCAACCTTTGTGGAATTTCATATTCACCACACTTCAGCATTCACCGCCCCTTCATACTTCTTCACCCGGAATGATCAACCGGTTGGCTCCATTGACCTACACGCACTCTTTCATGGTGGTGCCACCCTTGGCACCTCAATAGAAAaactctctctccctttcccatGGAAGAAGAGCACACGTGCCAATTTACTTGTTCTTGGATCATGCAGAGGGTTTGTATTGTTACACCACTGTGAACCATATTATATTATTCTATGGAATCCAGTGACCCAATCCCACAAAAAAATATCTTACTATAATGCTGTTGAAAAAAAGAAGTATATTATTCAAGGCGTTGGTTATGATGCATCAAATGATGATTACGTAATAGTTATAGCCTTTAAGAAAAATCAGCCTCATTGTTTTTCTTTGAGGACTAATTCATGGACCAAGATTGATGTTGCACCCCGCACACCTTTGATAACCCAGGAGTTTAAACATGAGGGGTTGTTCTTTAACGGAGCTATACATTGGTTGTCTTATCGACGTAACAATCAAGATATTCTAATTTTTGATGTGACGAAAAGGAGATTCTCAAAGATACCTTTACCTGAACAAAGACTAAGGTGGTGGTCCTCCGAACTCGTGATATTAGGAGGGTGCCTAGCTTTGAATGTCTTCAACTACGGTGATGATAAAAGAACTCAGATATGGGTGTTGAAGGAATATAAAGTGCCATCATCTTGGACTATTCTCTACGAGATTCCTCATCACTGCGTTTATTCTTTATTCTTATCTAATTACAGTGATTTTATTGTGTTAGATCGTGCCAATAACAATTTTGCCAAGTATAATCTTGAAGGAGAGAGGCTTCAGTGTTTTAAATACTTGGACTATGGTTTGGACTATGGTTTCTTACCTTTTGAGTACACTAGTACTGTGTATACTCCGAGTCTCGCCACACTTCCCAGCTGA